A stretch of Telopea speciosissima isolate NSW1024214 ecotype Mountain lineage chromosome 11, Tspe_v1, whole genome shotgun sequence DNA encodes these proteins:
- the LOC122644737 gene encoding ankyrin-3-like, with amino-acid sequence MGFFLSCWDTIKSDVFKAIRSFFFKPSQLAQVNQTIICLILKKDGATSLSIFRLISLCNLLYKFIAKILANIIKAVIPLSSALINLPLFLKEVLRTTLSFARKLCEGWNAFSVLSSRKRMILPNSSALLAGSPSASPNLKEVKRLLDEGMDVNVAACGPKSQGVTPLHLAAHGGHLKVMDELLERGANIDARTKGACGWTPLHNAAKERKREAIRFLVENGAFLPPDINDNRFNPPAHYCPGLEWAYEELKRLQEGNLSSTGEITDSSES; translated from the exons ATGGGTTTTTTTCTCAGCTGTTGGGATACGATTAAAAGTGATGTATTCAAAGCCATtcgcagcttcttcttcaagcccAGCCAGCTTGCTCAGGTCAATCAGACTATCATTTGCCTCATCCTTAAAAAAGATGGAGCTACCTCCCTGTCTATTTTTAGACTTATCTCCCTTTGCAATCttctttacaagttcattgccaagatccttgccAATATAATTAAGGCTGTTATCCCTCTCTCGTCAGCCCTAATCAATCTGCCTTTATTTCTAAAAGAAGTATTGCGGACAACATTATCCTTTGCTCGGAAATTGTGCGAGGGTTGGAATGCCTTTTCTGTGCTTTCCTCTAGAAAGAGAATGATTCTTCCAAATTCCTCCGCCTTACTTGCTGGAAGTCCATCTgcctccccaaatctgaaggag GTGAAGCGACTTCTGGATGAAGGCATGGATGTTAATGTGGCTGCATGTGGCCCGAAATCACAGGGGGTTACCCCTCTCCACCTTGCCGCTCACGGTGGCCACCTCAAAGTGATGGATGAGTTGCTTGAACGCGGAGCAAACATTGATGCAAGAACGAAGGGTGCATGTGGTT GGACGCCTCTGCACAATGCTGCTAAGGAGCGAAAGAGGGAGGCAATCAGATTTTTAGTCGAGAATGGAGCATTTCTGCCACCAGACATCAATGACAACAGGTTTAATCCCCCTGCCCATTACTGCCCTGGTCTCGAATGGGCATATGAGGAGCTGAAACGGCTTCAAGAAGGAAATCTCTCATCTACTGGCGAGATTACGGACAGCTCTGAAAGCTAA
- the LOC122646718 gene encoding F-box/kelch-repeat protein SKIP25 — MANATATTTTTTGGAATKRHRQTHQPVQQHQPLLPGLPDHLAQLCLSLVPPSLLYSVCHSWRRLIYSPSFPPFLSLYTLFYSSSTTAATTTTTTTTSFLRNQSHQPNQLQPNPIEFLSFDPISSKWNRLPPPPSDSNHGPLLLRHPSFLSRNLPIQSVSVSNHVVLLAGTNPNLLPALSHPHIFHPNSNQWRIGPPFSTPRRWCAAGATNGKLYMVSGVGSHYSPDVARSAQRCDLRNEEWVWEKVAAFKDGRFSRDAVEAVGWRGKLCMVNLKGNAPKEGAIYDVENDQWEGMPEGMLIGWNGPATAMEEEVIYVVDEDRGMLRKYNPERDCWEEVIQSTHLKGAAQIAAASGKICAVHAGGVGIIVVDMLITPPRILTIETPPLLHALSVHILPRTTLPELEPGCC; from the coding sequence ATGGCCAACGCCACCGctacaaccaccaccaccaccggtGGTGCCGCCACAAAACGGCATAGACAAACGCATCAGCCCGTCCAGCAGCACCAGCCACTGCTACCAGGCCTGCCTGATCACCTCGCACAGCTCTGCCTCTCACTTGtacccccttctcttctctactcCGTCTGCCACTCGTGGCGCCGCCTCATctactctccttccttccctcctttcctttctctttacACCCTCTTCTATTCCTCCTCCActaccgccgccaccaccaccaccaccacaacaacCTCATTCCTTCGGAACCAATCTCATCAACCAAATCAGTTGCAACCCAATCCAATCGAATTCTTATCATTTGATCCCATCTCCTCCAAATGGAATcggcttcctcctcctccatcagACTCCAACCACGGTCCCCTCCTCCTCCGTCACCCATCTTTCCTATCACGCAACCTCCCCATCCAATCGGTATCCGTTTCCAACCATGTAGTCCTCTTAGCTGGCACCAACCCCAACCTCCTCCCAGCCCTCTCCCACCCTCACATCTTCCACCCAAACTCAAACCAATGGCGAATCGGCCCACCATTCTCCACCCCACGCCGGTGGTGCGCCGCTGGAGCCACCAACGGAAAACTTTATATGGTCAGTGGTGTTGGATCTCATTATAGTCCGGACGTGGCAAGGTCTGCCCAGCGATGCGATTTGAGAAACGAAGAGTGGGTTTGGGAGAAGGTAGCGGCATTCAAAGATGGAAGGTTCAGTAGGGATGCAGTAGAAGCAGTTGGGTGGAGAGGTAAACTTTGTATGGTGAATCTCAAGGGTAATGCTCCTAAAGAAGGGGCTATTTATGATGTCGAGAATGACCAGTGGGAAGGGATGCCGGAAGGAATGCTTATAGGATGGAATGGCCCGGCGACGGCTATGGAAGAGGAAGTGATATATGTTGTTGATGAAGATAGAgggatgttgaggaagtataaCCCTGAAAGAGATTGCTGGGAGGAGGTAATCCAATCTACCCATCTCAAAGGAGCGGCACAAATTGCAGCTGCCAGTGGGAAGATCTGTGCCGTTCATGCAGGTGGCGTTGGTATCATAGTAGTGGACATGTTAATCACACCGCCGAGAATATTGACTATAGAAACTCCGCCATTGTTGCATGCACTCTCCGTCCATATTTTGCCAAGGACAACTTTGCCGGAGCTAGAGCCGGGATGCTGCTga